The Triticum dicoccoides isolate Atlit2015 ecotype Zavitan chromosome 6A, WEW_v2.0, whole genome shotgun sequence genome has a window encoding:
- the LOC119316670 gene encoding V-type proton ATPase subunit B 2 has product MGLAKDGAEMEEGTLEIGIEYRTVSGVAGPLVILDKVKGPKYQEIVNIRLGDGTTRRGQVLEVDGEKAVVQVFEGTSGIDNKYTTVQFTGEVLKTPVSLDMLGRIFNGSGKPIDNGPPILPEAYLDISGSSINPSERTYPEEMIQTGISTIDVMNSIARGQKIPLFSAAGLPHNEIAAQICRQAGLVKRLEQSKHAAEGGEEDNFAIVFAAMGVNMETAQFFKRDFEENGSMERVTLFLNLANDPTIERIITPRIALTTAEYLAYECGKHVLVILTDMSSYADALREVSAAREEVPGRRGYPGYMYTDLATIYERAGRIEGRKGSITQIPILTMPNDDITHPTPDLTGYITEGQIYIDRQLHNRQIYPPINVLPSLSRLMKSAIGEGMTRRDHSDVSNQLYANYAIGKDVQAMKAVVGEEALSSEDLLYLEFLDKFERKFVAQGAYDTRNIFQSLDLAWTLLRIFPRELLHRIPAKTLDQFYSRDATH; this is encoded by the exons ATGGGTCTGGCGAAGGATGGCGCCGAGATGGAGGAGGGGACATTGGAGATTGGCATAG AGTATAGAACTGTCTCCGGTGTGGCAGGGCCATTGGTTATTTTGGACAAAGTAAAG GGCCCAAAGTATCAGGAGATTGTGAACATCCGATTGGGAGATGGCACCACTCGTCGTGGTcaagtcctcgaagttgatggtgaaaAAGCTGTTGTGCAG GTATTTGAAGGTACTTCAGGGATAGACAACAAGTATACTACTGTACAGTTCACAGGCGAG GTTTTGAAAACTCCCGTCTCACTTGATATGCTTGGACGCATTTTTAATGGTTCTGGAAAACCTATTGATAATGGCCCCCCTATATTGCCCGAGGCTTACTTGGATATTTCTG GAAGTTCTATCAACCCAAGTGAGAGAACCTATCCAGAAGAGATGATTCAAACAGGAATATCCACCATTGATGTCATGAACTCGATTGCTCGAGGGCAAAAAATTCCTCTTTTCTCTGCTGCTGGACTTCCTCATAATGAAATTGCTGCTCAAATTTGTCGCCAAGCTGGCCTCGTTAAAAGGTTGGAGCAAAGCAAGCATGCAGCAGAG GGAGGTGAAGAAGACAATTTTGCAATTGTGTTTGCTGCTATGGGAGTAAACATGGAAACGGCACAATTTTTCAAGCGTGACTTCGAAGAAAATGGTTCGATGGAGCGGGTCACCCTTTTCCTGAATTTG GCAAATGACCCCACTATTGAGCGTATTATCACTCCTCGAATTGCCCTAACAACTGCTGAATATTTGGCATATGAATGTGGGAAGCATGTTCTTGTGATTCTGACAGATATGAGCTCATATGCCGATGCACTTCGCGAG GTCTCAGCAGCACGAGAAGAGGTACCTGGTAGGCGTGGTTATCCTGGGTATATGTATACTGATTTGGCCACCATATATGAGCGAGCTGGGCGTATCGAGGGAAGGAAAGGATCAATTACCCAAATTCCTATTCTTACAATGCCTAATGATG ATATCACTCATCCAACTCCTGATCTTACGGGATACATTACCGAAGGGCAGATATATATTGACAGACAGCTTCATAATAGACAG ATATACCCACCCATCAACGTCCTGCCATCTCTTTCTCGTCTGATGAAG AGTGCTATTGGTGAAGGTATGACACGCCGGGATCATTCAGATGTGTCCAATCAG CTGTATGCCAACTACGCCATTGGGAAGGATGTTCAAGCCATGAAAGCAGTTGTCGGAGAGGAGGCTCTTTCATCTGAGGACCTG CTCTATTTAGAATTCCTTGACAAGTTTGAGAGGAAATTTGTAGCGCAAGGAGCATACGATACTCGGAACATTTTTCAGTCACTTGATCTGGCATGGACATTGCTACGCATATTCCCCCGAGAACTTCTCCACCGTATTCCTGCGAAGACCTTGGATCAGTTCTACAGCAGAGATGCCACCCATTGA